A single Lolium perenne isolate Kyuss_39 chromosome 6, Kyuss_2.0, whole genome shotgun sequence DNA region contains:
- the LOC127308421 gene encoding protein arginine N-methyltransferase 5, which yields MPLGQRAGDKSDSRYCGVEVLDFPAGDGLPAVLSHSLSSAFDFLLAPLVDPEYRPTPGAVLPVAASDLVLSPSQWSSHIVGKISEWIDLDSEDAQLRLDSELTLKQEIAWASHLSLQACVLPPPRRSSCANYARVVNNILQGLTNMQLWLRIPLEKSEPMDEAQVNNNNPTSDIVDSWEWWNSFRLLCEHSSQLYVALDILSSLPSMNSLGRWFGEPVRAAILQTDAFLTNARGYPCLSKRHQTLLTGFFNHSVQAIISGRSNHNVSQASEGVLGVDENHTEDTPTRHALSPYLDYIAYLYQRMDPLPEQERFEINYRDFLQSPLQPLMDNLEAQTYETFEKDTVKYTQYQRAIAKALVDKVSDDEIPTTRTVLMVVGAGRGPLVRASLQAAEETGRKLKVYAVEKNPNAVITLHSLIKLEGWESMVTIISSDMRCWDAPEKADILVSELLGSFGDNELSPECLDGAQRFLKPDGISIPSSYTSFIQPVTASKLHNDIKQHKDIAHFETAYVVKLHRVARLAPPQEVFSFTHPNFSPKTTNQRYTKLQFELPQDTGSCLVHGFAGYFDAVLYKDVHLGIEPNTCTPNMFSWFPIFFPLRKPIYVPSESPIEVHFWRCCGATKVWYEWALMAPSPSPIHNSNGRSYWVGL from the exons ATGCCGCTGGGGCAGCGCGCCGGGGACAAGAGCGACTCCCGCTACTGCGGGGTGGAGGTGCTCGACTTCCCCGCCGGCGACGGCCTCCCCGCCGTCCTCTCGCACTCCCTCTCCTCCGCCTTCGACTTCCTCCTCGCCCCGCTC GTCGATCCCGAGTACCGGCCCACGCCGGGGGCCGTGCTGCCGGTGGCGGCGTCGGACCTCGTCCTCAGCCCGTCCCAGTGGAGCAGCCACATCGTCGGGAAGATCAGCGAGTGGATTGATTTGGACTCGGAGGACGCGCAGCTCCGGTTGGACTCGGAGCTCACCCTCAAGCAGGAGATTGCGTGGGCGTCCCATCTCTCCTTGCAG GCATGCGTTCTTCCTCCTCCCAGGAGATCGTCCTGTGCCAATTATGCTAGAGTTGTAAATAATATTTTGCAAGGCCTGACCAATATGCAG CTGTGGCTTAGGATACCTCTGGAGAAGTCTGAACCCATGGATGAAGCCCAAGTAAATAATAATAATCCCACG AGTGACATAGTAGATTCGTGGGAATGGTGGAATTCGTTCAGACTATTGTGTGAGCATAGCAGTCAACTGTATGTAGCACTGGATATCTT GAGCTCACTGCCATCAATGAATTCCCTAGGGCGGTGGTTTGGGGAGCCTGTAAGGGCTGCAATTCTTCAAACGGAT GCTTTTCTAACAAATGCAAGAGGCTACCCTTGCTTGTCGAAGCGCCATCAGACTCTGCTTACTGGATTTTTTAACCATTCAGTTCAG GCTATTATTTCTGGGAGATCAAACCATAATGTTTCCCAAGCATCTGAAGGAGTGCTCGGAGTTGATGAAAACCACACTGAAG ATACCCCCACTCGGCATGCATTGAGCCCGTACCTAGACTACATCGCCTACCTCTATCAGAGGATGGATCCACTTCCTGAACAGGAACGATTTGAG ATCAACTACAGGGATTTCCTGCAATCTCCTCTCCAG CCTCTTATGGATAATTTGGAAGCTCAAACTTATGAGACTTTCGAGAAAGACACTGTGAAATATACACAG TATCAGAGAGCCATCGCCAAGGCTTTGGTTGATAAGGTTTCAGATGATGAAATCCCCACAACTAGGACG GTGTTGATGGTTGTTGGAGCAGGCCGAGGGCCTTTAGTAAGAGCATCATTGCAG GCTGCAGAAGAAACTGGTCGCAAGTTAAAAGTATATGCTGTGGAGAAAAATCCTAACGCTGTCATTACCCTGCAT agtttgatcaaattggaagggTGGGAAAGCATGGTTACTATAATCTCTAGTGACATGCGGTGCTGGGATGCTCCTGAAAAAGCTGATATTTTG GTCAGTGAGTTGCTTGGATCCTTTGGTGATAACGAATTATCTCCTGAGTGTCTAGATGGTGCCCAGAGATTCTTGAAGCCCGATGGGATTTCTATTCCTTCCTC ATACACAAGTTTTATCCAACCAGTAACAGCATCTAAACTACACAATGAT ATCAAACAGCACAAAGATATAGCACATTTTGAAACTGCATATGTTGTCAAGCTACACCGAGTGGCAAGACTTGCGCCTCCACAAGAG GTTTTTTCTTTCACACACCCAAATTTCTCACCTAAAACTACCAACCAAAGGTATACCAAGTTGCAGTTTGAACTACCACAAGATACGGGGTCATGCCTTGTACATG GATTTGCTGGATATTTTGATGCTGTACTGTATAAAGATGTCCATCTTGGGATTGAGCCAAACACATGTACACCAAACATGTTTAGCTG GTTCCCGATCTTCTTCCCACTGAGGAAGCCCATCTACGTACCGTCGGAGTCACCCATAGAAGTGCACTTTTGGCGATGCTGTGGTGCCACTAAG GTGTGGTATGAGTGGGCTCTGATGGCGCCGTCTCCATCCCCAATTCATAACAGCAACGGCCGGTCATATTGGGTTGGTCTATGA
- the LOC127308422 gene encoding uncharacterized protein, which produces MEETAAAATETAPVAAAEQKSSYRYWVREATGDAAPLPVPRKLDAAAAAAANGTGNGNAPQALGSVWNQAGTWEEKNLNSWASSRIKDLLGSLSSLDFSTGKASIDEVSKCSGDAYLVTVRNKKRVGYNYELSLRFKGEWLIKEEQKKVTGHIDIPEFSFGELDDLEAEVRFTDSLEWDDKSRISKDVISFLSPIREKLRTFELELKDR; this is translated from the exons atggaggagacggcggcggcggcgacggagaCCGCGCCCGTGGCGGCGGCGGAGCAGAAGTCGTCGTACAGGTACTGGGTGCGGGAGGCCACCGGCGACGCCGCACCGCTCCCCGTTCCCCGCAAgctcgacgccgccgccgcggccgccgccaacGGCACGGGCAATGGGAACGCGCCACAGGCCCTCGGCTCCGTTTGGAATCAG GCTGGAACATGGGAGGAAAAGAACCTTAATTCATGGGCCAGTAGTAGGATAAAG GATTTGCTGGGTTCTTTAAGTTCATTGGACTTCTCCACAGGAAAAGCATCCATTGATGAAGTGTCCAAATGCTCAGGCGAT GCATATCTAGTAACAGTCCGTAATAAGAAGAGAGTAGGGTACAATTATGAATTGAGCTTGAGATTTAAAG GTGAATGGCTAATCAAGGAGGAGCAGAAGAAGGTCACGGGCCATATAGACATCCCTGAGTTTTCATTTGGTGAGCTTGATGACCTAGAG GCAGAAGTAAGGTTTACTGATAGCCTCGAATGGGATGACAAGTCGCGGATCTCCAAGGATGTGATATCATTCCTTTCGCCTATCAGGGAGAAACTGCGTACATTTGAACTAGAGCTGAAAGATAGGTGA